AGGCATCATCGTGGCGCTCGGCACCGGCCGGACCGATGAGAGCGGCAAGAAGGTCGCTTTCGAAGTGAAGAAGGGTGACCGCGTGCTCGTCAGCAAGTATGGCGGCACGGAGATCAAGCTCGACGGCAAGGAGTACAAGCTCATGAACGTCGACGACA
This genomic window from Verrucomicrobiia bacterium contains:
- the groES gene encoding co-chaperone GroES, which translates into the protein MAINVKPLGDRVLIEQVEEKETKKGGIIIPDTAKEKPSEGIIVALGTGRTDESGKKVAFEVKKGDRVLVSKYGGTEIKLDGKEYKLMNVDDILAVID